One Pleurocapsa sp. PCC 7327 DNA segment encodes these proteins:
- a CDS encoding ribose-phosphate pyrophosphokinase yields MIADFTLFSGTANRDLAIAIARQLGVPLGNCTIRRFPDSEVSVQLDRSVRGQEVFIVQPTSPPVDENLLELLAFADACRRAAADRITAIVPYFGYARSDKRHGERQAIMASLVAELMQTAGIDRLITVDLHAAQIEGFFRIPVDSLSATPTLYQALRDRTPSETVVVSPDSGRIPMAIEFAQRLGTTVAVLHKQRQSDIETTVTHVVGDVRDKTCLIVDDMITTGGTIATSIEALLAAGAKPRISVAATHGLFVKDALTKLDREELHEIFVTDTVSVRQQDFPKLQVVSIAPCIAEAIQTMMGREANCDPN; encoded by the coding sequence ATGATAGCTGACTTCACCCTTTTTAGTGGCACTGCCAATCGAGATTTAGCCATAGCGATCGCCCGTCAACTCGGCGTTCCCTTGGGAAACTGCACAATCAGGCGCTTCCCCGACAGCGAGGTTTCGGTACAACTCGATCGCTCGGTGCGCGGGCAAGAAGTTTTTATCGTCCAGCCCACCTCGCCACCAGTCGATGAGAATCTTTTGGAACTATTAGCCTTCGCCGATGCTTGCCGACGCGCTGCTGCCGATCGCATTACCGCCATCGTTCCTTACTTTGGCTATGCGCGTAGCGATAAACGTCATGGAGAACGCCAAGCGATTATGGCAAGTCTCGTCGCAGAGTTAATGCAAACTGCGGGCATCGATCGCCTAATTACGGTTGACTTGCACGCAGCGCAGATTGAGGGCTTCTTTAGGATTCCCGTCGATAGCTTGAGTGCAACGCCAACTCTCTACCAAGCATTGCGCGATCGCACCCCTTCAGAAACCGTCGTCGTCTCGCCAGATAGCGGGCGAATTCCCATGGCGATTGAATTTGCCCAGCGACTCGGCACGACGGTCGCCGTTTTGCACAAACAGCGCCAAAGCGATATCGAAACAACTGTCACTCATGTTGTCGGCGACGTGCGAGACAAAACCTGCCTGATTGTAGACGACATGATAACGACGGGAGGAACTATCGCCACCAGTATAGAGGCACTCCTAGCAGCAGGAGCAAAGCCCAGAATTAGCGTTGCTGCGACTCACGGGCTGTTCGTTAAGGATGCGCTGACAAAACTAGATCGCGAGGAGCTGCACGAGATTTTCGTCACCGATACCGTCTCAGTAAGGCAACAAGATTTTCCAAAATTGCAAGTTGTCTCAATTGCCCCTTGTATTGCCGAAGCAATTCAGACAATGATGGGTCGCGAGGCGAACTGCGACCCGAACTGA
- a CDS encoding phosphoribosylanthranilate isomerase produces the protein MRVKICGITQPEQGRAIANLGATALGFICVRQSPRHVAPAQIRAIVAQLPSRVDRIGVFVNASGEKIGQIVASTGLTGVQLHGDESPEFCRQLRQSLPGIEVIKAFRIRTSQSLSEIDAYCDRVDTLLLDAYHPQLLGGTGETLDWETLAQFRPPRPWLLAGGLNPDNVLDALKLLNPSGIDLSSGVERSAGDKDLARVERLFQKLKVFPC, from the coding sequence ATGCGGGTTAAAATTTGCGGAATTACACAACCAGAACAAGGTCGGGCGATCGCAAACTTGGGAGCGACGGCATTGGGATTTATTTGCGTTCGCCAATCCCCTCGGCATGTCGCGCCAGCTCAAATTCGGGCGATCGTCGCACAACTTCCTTCCAGGGTCGATCGCATCGGCGTGTTCGTCAATGCCAGCGGGGAGAAAATCGGTCAAATCGTGGCATCAACGGGATTAACAGGCGTACAATTACACGGCGATGAATCCCCAGAATTTTGCCGACAACTGCGCCAATCGCTTCCTGGCATCGAAGTTATCAAAGCCTTTAGAATCAGAACCTCTCAATCGCTATCTGAAATAGATGCATATTGCGATCGCGTCGATACGCTTCTGCTCGATGCTTACCATCCTCAGCTATTGGGAGGAACTGGCGAAACCTTAGACTGGGAGACTTTGGCTCAATTCCGCCCTCCTCGTCCTTGGTTGCTCGCTGGAGGACTGAATCCCGATAATGTCCTCGATGCGCTCAAACTATTAAATCCCAGCGGAATCGACTTATCCAGTGGAGTCGAGCGATCGGCTGGCGACAAAGACTTAGCAAGAGTAGAGCGATTGTTTCAAAAGTTGAAAGTCTTTCCCTGTTAG
- the psaK gene encoding photosystem I reaction center subunit PsaK has product MISTLIMAAQTNVPSTSEWNLSVAIVMIFCNLLAIVIGYFAIQNTGAGPDLPIPQLASRKSFGLPELLATTSFGHILGAGMILGLSNAGIL; this is encoded by the coding sequence ATGATTTCAACTTTAATTATGGCGGCTCAAACCAACGTTCCTTCAACAAGCGAATGGAATTTATCCGTAGCGATAGTTATGATTTTTTGCAATCTATTGGCGATCGTCATCGGCTACTTTGCTATCCAAAATACAGGAGCGGGACCCGATCTGCCAATTCCTCAGCTTGCCTCTCGCAAAAGCTTTGGTCTACCGGAACTTTTGGCAACGACCAGCTTCGGTCATATTCTCGGCGCGGGGATGATCTTGGGACTGTCCAATGCGGGTATTCTCTAA
- a CDS encoding FHA domain-containing protein: MLARAVTLSIEDGTSVITLTLLHPGKNVPMQNWTFDTQSVIRIGRSMDNDVVLYSAVVSRRHLEIKRNGIRWEIVNLGANGTYINGKPITTVQAEDGMIIRLASSGPQIQIRLNSERVEPKLNTDRTQQMPTKEAISNDAKKTSKEIAVSYVEPDNYKALDREARSHLRQLSE, from the coding sequence TTGCTAGCGCGAGCAGTAACCCTATCGATCGAAGATGGAACATCGGTGATTACTCTGACTCTACTACATCCCGGCAAAAACGTACCCATGCAAAACTGGACGTTTGACACTCAATCAGTCATTCGGATCGGGCGTTCGATGGATAATGACGTGGTGCTTTACAGTGCCGTCGTTTCTCGTCGCCACCTCGAAATTAAGCGCAATGGAATTCGATGGGAAATAGTAAACCTTGGTGCTAATGGAACCTACATTAACGGAAAACCGATTACTACGGTTCAGGCTGAGGATGGCATGATTATTCGCCTAGCGAGTTCTGGTCCGCAAATCCAGATTCGGCTTAACTCCGAGCGAGTCGAACCCAAACTCAACACGGATCGCACTCAACAGATGCCAACCAAAGAGGCAATCTCTAACGATGCCAAGAAAACCTCGAAAGAGATCGCGGTCTCTTATGTTGAGCCTGACAATTATAAGGCTCTCGATCGAGAGGCGCGATCGCATCTTCGGCAACTTTCTGAATAG
- a CDS encoding TlyA family RNA methyltransferase, with amino-acid sequence MVKQRLDTLLVNLNLCDSRQQAQRLIRAGEVKVNERVIDKPGTEVDDSADIQVQQKPKYVSRGGQKLESALKVFQIPVEGRICLDGGISTGGFTDCLLQAGAKRVYGVDVGYGQVAWSLRQDERVVLKERTNFRYLTYEDLYGDEPPADLGVMDLSFISLTKVLEPLWNLLVPPREVILLVKPQFEVGRERVGKKGVVRNAKDRAEAIYQVLQAAQNLGWRYRGLTPSPITGPEGNIEYLLWLSMEGETRSPDLQAIQKVAEDAIAPLDREPYNCQAQHKRPRSLSRFSWHR; translated from the coding sequence TTGGTTAAACAAAGACTCGATACACTTCTAGTAAACCTCAACCTTTGTGATTCTCGCCAGCAGGCACAGCGACTGATTCGTGCCGGAGAAGTCAAGGTCAACGAACGAGTCATCGACAAACCAGGAACGGAAGTCGATGACTCGGCCGACATTCAAGTTCAACAGAAACCCAAGTACGTCTCTCGCGGCGGTCAAAAGCTCGAAAGTGCCCTAAAAGTCTTCCAAATCCCCGTAGAAGGGCGAATTTGCCTCGATGGAGGAATTTCTACGGGGGGCTTTACCGATTGCTTGCTCCAAGCGGGAGCGAAGCGAGTTTATGGCGTTGATGTTGGTTACGGACAAGTTGCCTGGAGTTTGCGTCAGGACGAGCGAGTGGTCTTAAAAGAAAGAACGAATTTTCGTTACCTGACTTATGAGGACTTATACGGAGACGAACCGCCTGCGGACTTAGGAGTAATGGATTTATCCTTTATCTCCCTCACTAAAGTACTCGAACCGCTTTGGAATCTTCTCGTCCCGCCACGGGAAGTCATATTATTGGTCAAACCCCAATTTGAAGTCGGACGAGAGAGAGTCGGGAAAAAAGGGGTGGTTCGCAATGCCAAAGATCGAGCCGAGGCAATCTACCAGGTGCTACAAGCTGCTCAAAATCTGGGGTGGCGATATCGAGGCTTGACTCCATCGCCCATAACTGGGCCGGAGGGAAATATCGAATATTTGCTGTGGTTGAGCATGGAGGGAGAGACGCGATCGCCCGACTTACAAGCTATTCAGAAAGTTGCCGAAGATGCGATCGCGCCTCTCGATCGAGAGCCTTATAATTGTCAGGCTCAACATAAGAGACCGCGATCTCTTTCGAGGTTTTCTTGGCATCGTTAG
- a CDS encoding prohibitin family protein: MSLIISAITALIAFLVAFSAKDIAGEKNRQTFKAIAMLIGMLAVFIAIYQFISRFLVIIPAGKVGLVEVFGKVENRPLTSGIHFVNPLGKVIDFSSRLKDIKETVDTTSKEGLGFKLDVSLQYKIDPQKISEVYQNIGTDEQEIIISRFRSIIRQTTASYDAGDIYGEKREEVAQRLHKEVSNSLSPLGFIVEETLLRNVVLPEKIQAAIQQKLEAQQQSQQLDFELEKTRKEANRKRIEAQGIADSQKIISQGLSEQVLRLKSIEATQKLAESQNSKVIIIGGGEDKLPLILQQGQ; this comes from the coding sequence ATGTCATTGATTATTTCAGCGATTACGGCACTAATTGCTTTTCTAGTTGCTTTTAGTGCCAAAGATATCGCAGGCGAAAAGAATCGTCAAACATTTAAAGCGATCGCGATGTTAATTGGCATGCTAGCAGTTTTCATAGCGATTTATCAATTTATTTCTCGTTTTTTAGTCATCATTCCTGCTGGAAAAGTCGGGCTGGTTGAAGTGTTTGGAAAAGTCGAAAATCGACCTCTCACCTCCGGCATCCATTTTGTTAATCCTTTAGGAAAAGTCATTGATTTTTCCAGTCGCTTGAAGGATATTAAAGAAACTGTCGATACGACATCTAAAGAAGGATTGGGTTTTAAACTCGATGTGAGTTTGCAGTATAAAATCGATCCTCAAAAAATTAGCGAAGTTTATCAAAATATCGGGACCGACGAACAAGAAATTATTATTTCTCGATTCCGATCGATTATTCGTCAAACAACGGCTAGCTATGATGCTGGAGATATTTATGGAGAAAAACGAGAAGAAGTTGCTCAACGCCTACATAAAGAAGTGAGTAATAGTTTAAGTCCTCTCGGTTTTATCGTTGAGGAGACTTTGCTAAGAAATGTTGTTTTACCAGAGAAGATTCAAGCAGCTATTCAACAAAAATTAGAAGCCCAGCAACAAAGTCAACAGCTAGATTTTGAGTTGGAAAAAACTCGTAAGGAGGCAAATCGCAAGCGAATTGAGGCTCAAGGAATTGCTGACTCGCAAAAAATTATTTCTCAAGGGTTATCGGAGCAAGTGTTGAGATTGAAATCTATTGAAGCAACTCAAAAACTTGCCGAATCTCAAAATAGTAAAGTGATTATTATTGGAGGAGGAGAAGATAAATTGCCATTAATTTTACAACAAGGACAGTAA
- a CDS encoding pantothenate kinase, whose product MTNDSGKQFDWLGLMIGNSRLHWAWFQGEKLSQSWNSEHLADNVVNEEFLKKTLLSFGRDRSCALPIHIASVVPSQTTLWRAYPNVKLIALESIPLKRIYPTMGIDRALSVWGAGTTLGFPCLVIDAGTALTFTGANSDRVLVGGAILPGLRLQLQSLAMKTAALPEVKLPERLPNRWTLNTPDAIQSGVIYTILAGIRDFIEDWLEQFPNSQIALTGGDAKILRSYLQIQFPNLAERIILDTNLIFWGMRSLVFSK is encoded by the coding sequence ATGACTAATGACTCTGGCAAGCAGTTTGATTGGCTAGGTTTAATGATTGGTAATTCTCGCTTGCATTGGGCGTGGTTTCAGGGAGAAAAGTTATCTCAATCCTGGAATAGCGAACATCTCGCCGACAACGTTGTCAATGAAGAATTCTTAAAGAAAACTTTGCTATCTTTCGGGCGGGATCGGAGCTGCGCTCTTCCTATTCATATTGCCTCTGTTGTTCCCTCACAAACTACCCTTTGGCGAGCTTATCCTAATGTTAAATTGATTGCGTTAGAGAGTATTCCATTGAAAAGAATTTATCCCACTATGGGGATCGATCGCGCCTTATCCGTGTGGGGTGCGGGGACTACCTTAGGATTTCCTTGTTTAGTCATCGATGCAGGGACAGCATTGACTTTTACGGGGGCAAATAGCGATCGCGTTTTAGTTGGCGGTGCTATTTTACCGGGATTGAGATTGCAATTGCAATCTCTAGCCATGAAAACGGCTGCTTTACCTGAAGTAAAATTACCAGAAAGATTGCCCAATCGTTGGACTTTAAATACGCCAGATGCAATTCAAAGTGGTGTAATTTATACAATCCTGGCAGGAATTCGAGATTTTATTGAGGATTGGTTAGAGCAATTTCCTAATAGTCAAATTGCTTTGACCGGAGGAGATGCAAAAATCCTGCGAAGTTATTTACAAATTCAGTTTCCCAACCTAGCAGAGAGGATAATTCTTGATACCAATTTAATTTTTTGGGGAATGCGATCGCTAGTTTTTTCTAAGTAA
- a CDS encoding SDR family oxidoreductase, with translation MQNKVVVIVGATGGIGSALAQKLAPAGANLVLASRNSQRLEELASQLPATGTILKVPTDITNISQVETLMEKTVTQFGQIDVLVNTAGAGVMKQFSKITPQDMDAMLDLNLKGSFYTTQAVANFMKDKQSGHICNIVGILGKHPMAMASAYCASKYGVVGFSKCMAEELKRYGIKITLFYFGGVDTPFWDNVSLKVDRRKMLSAQTAVEAIWFALSAEPQAVPMEINIQPESHLFL, from the coding sequence ATGCAAAATAAGGTCGTTGTTATTGTTGGTGCTACGGGTGGCATTGGTTCGGCATTAGCGCAAAAACTCGCCCCTGCCGGAGCAAACCTCGTTCTAGCTTCTAGAAATAGTCAACGCTTGGAGGAGTTGGCTTCTCAATTACCCGCAACGGGAACGATTTTAAAGGTTCCGACGGATATCACTAATATCTCACAAGTCGAAACCTTGATGGAAAAAACAGTGACCCAGTTCGGTCAAATTGACGTTCTCGTCAATACAGCGGGTGCGGGGGTGATGAAGCAATTTAGTAAAATTACTCCCCAAGACATGGATGCCATGCTCGATCTCAATCTTAAAGGGAGTTTCTATACCACGCAAGCCGTCGCTAATTTCATGAAAGATAAGCAAAGCGGTCATATTTGCAATATCGTAGGAATTCTGGGCAAACATCCAATGGCAATGGCTTCTGCCTACTGCGCTTCTAAATATGGGGTTGTCGGGTTTAGTAAATGTATGGCAGAGGAACTAAAACGCTATGGTATCAAAATTACCCTCTTCTACTTTGGGGGCGTAGATACCCCATTTTGGGATAATGTTAGCCTCAAAGTCGATCGCCGCAAGATGTTAAGCGCGCAGACGGCAGTAGAGGCAATTTGGTTTGCTCTCTCGGCAGAACCTCAAGCTGTTCCCATGGAAATTAACATTCAGCCTGAAAGTCATCTATTTCTATAA
- a CDS encoding ABC transporter ATP-binding protein — MYLQVINLHKHFQTKAGTLVVLKDINMDIERGEFICAVGASGSGKSTLLRQIAGLDSPTSGEVRIDGKCITGPGPDRGMVFQHYTLYPWMTVQENTEFGLKLQGMSKKERRDKASYYLSVVGLAQFAKALPKELSGGMKQRVAIARALASEPKVLLMDEPFGALDVHTKESMHEFMLDLWQRTEITIFTITHDVEEAVFLSTRIYALGARPGTVRKEMKINLPERTRAIKRRSIFHDYRDELMDLLRQHGQEALEAVAAA, encoded by the coding sequence ATGTATTTACAAGTAATCAACCTACACAAACACTTCCAAACAAAAGCAGGAACGTTAGTTGTCCTCAAAGACATCAACATGGACATCGAACGAGGAGAATTTATCTGCGCTGTGGGTGCATCGGGTTCGGGGAAATCTACCTTGCTGCGTCAAATTGCCGGACTTGACAGCCCCACCTCAGGCGAAGTCAGAATTGATGGAAAGTGCATTACCGGACCTGGACCCGATCGCGGTATGGTATTTCAACATTACACCCTTTATCCTTGGATGACGGTGCAAGAAAATACCGAGTTCGGACTTAAGCTACAGGGAATGTCTAAAAAAGAACGACGCGATAAAGCTAGCTATTATCTTAGCGTTGTCGGGTTAGCGCAGTTTGCTAAAGCATTACCAAAAGAACTCTCTGGCGGGATGAAGCAACGAGTTGCGATCGCCCGCGCCCTCGCCTCCGAACCCAAGGTATTATTAATGGACGAACCTTTCGGCGCATTAGACGTTCACACTAAAGAATCGATGCACGAATTCATGTTAGATCTCTGGCAGCGCACCGAAATTACAATCTTCACAATCACTCATGATGTCGAAGAAGCTGTATTCCTCTCCACTCGCATCTATGCGTTAGGCGCTCGACCGGGTACGGTGAGAAAAGAGATGAAAATTAACTTACCCGAACGCACCCGCGCTATTAAGCGTCGCTCTATTTTTCACGACTACCGAGACGAACTAATGGATCTGCTGCGCCAACACGGACAGGAAGCTTTGGAGGCTGTAGCGGCAGCCTGA
- a CDS encoding ABC transporter permease, which yields MNHSSGSIQSVARSKTLRQTVFWRLAEDIPKPLQTSLMVASIAIPLLLWWLVTTFGNIDPKFLPSPAKVLEAFGRLWSTGELLQDTVASLWRVGVGFLLAAILSIPVGLLMGSFASIRALLEPLFGLVRYMPAPAFIPLLILYLGIGEEPKITLIFIGVFFFNALMVMDTVKFVPKDLIEATYMLGGNRWQTLLQVIFPHVLPGILDTCRINLASAWQLVIVSELIAATEGLGRRISVAGRFLKTDEIFVGLIIIGVIGLIFDLSFQYLLRVSCKWANQKR from the coding sequence ATGAATCATAGCAGTGGATCGATTCAATCCGTCGCGCGATCGAAAACTCTACGACAGACGGTTTTTTGGAGGCTAGCCGAAGATATCCCCAAACCTTTGCAAACCTCATTGATGGTGGCTTCCATTGCCATACCTTTGCTGCTGTGGTGGCTGGTAACGACTTTTGGAAATATCGATCCCAAGTTTTTACCCTCACCTGCTAAAGTGTTGGAGGCATTTGGCAGACTGTGGAGTACGGGCGAACTTCTCCAAGATACGGTAGCAAGTTTGTGGCGGGTTGGCGTTGGCTTTTTACTAGCAGCAATCTTGTCTATCCCCGTCGGTTTGTTGATGGGTAGTTTTGCCAGCATTCGCGCCCTTCTAGAACCTTTGTTTGGGTTGGTGCGCTATATGCCTGCCCCTGCTTTTATTCCTTTGTTGATATTGTATTTGGGAATTGGCGAAGAACCCAAAATTACGCTCATCTTTATCGGGGTCTTTTTCTTCAACGCCCTGATGGTCATGGATACGGTTAAGTTCGTACCGAAAGATTTGATTGAAGCAACCTATATGTTGGGCGGGAATCGATGGCAAACTCTACTGCAAGTGATTTTTCCGCACGTTTTGCCAGGAATTCTCGATACTTGTCGAATCAATTTGGCTAGCGCTTGGCAGTTGGTTATCGTTTCAGAATTGATTGCAGCAACAGAAGGTTTGGGTCGTCGCATCAGCGTAGCGGGTCGATTTCTCAAGACAGATGAGATTTTTGTCGGACTGATTATAATTGGCGTTATTGGATTGATATTCGATTTGTCATTTCAGTATTTACTGAGAGTTTCCTGTAAATGGGCAAATCAGAAACGATAA
- a CDS encoding ABC transporter substrate-binding protein gives MKTRSLLSYILIFFVTLTFAVACNNPATSIKTDTGTDSANSTNAATVRLGFSAWPGWFPWQVAQDEGIFKANNVSVNLQWFDGYLESINALTAEQIDGNSQTLNDTISAVSGGADQVIVLVNDNSTGNDKIIVREGINTIADLKGKKVAAEEGTVDHFLLLLGLKKEGLTQKDIEFVSLETGQAAAAFVAGKVDAVGVFAPFTTQALKRPGSKELFSSKDFPGSISDHLVFTRKFVKANPERVQAMVDSWFATLDHMQENRDKSNDIMAKRAGVTVDEYKEYAEGTKIFTIEENLKAFQPGNDMTSLQFAAQEIGKFLVEVGLAQQQPDTSKIFDDRFVKAYAEKAKQS, from the coding sequence ATGAAAACGCGATCGCTCTTATCTTATATTCTCATTTTTTTTGTTACTCTAACTTTTGCTGTCGCTTGCAACAATCCTGCTACTTCTATCAAAACCGATACCGGAACCGATTCTGCTAATTCAACAAATGCAGCAACTGTGCGTTTGGGATTTAGTGCGTGGCCGGGTTGGTTTCCTTGGCAGGTTGCCCAAGACGAAGGGATATTTAAAGCTAATAATGTCTCAGTAAATTTACAGTGGTTTGATGGCTATCTCGAATCGATTAACGCACTAACCGCAGAACAAATCGATGGGAACAGTCAAACCCTGAACGATACCATTAGCGCAGTATCCGGCGGAGCCGACCAAGTAATCGTCTTGGTAAACGACAACTCTACTGGCAACGATAAAATTATCGTTCGCGAAGGCATTAATACTATTGCCGATTTGAAAGGTAAAAAAGTTGCTGCTGAGGAAGGAACAGTAGACCATTTTCTACTGTTATTAGGACTTAAAAAAGAAGGGTTAACCCAAAAAGATATCGAATTTGTTTCTCTAGAAACGGGACAAGCTGCTGCTGCTTTTGTCGCGGGAAAAGTTGATGCAGTAGGAGTGTTTGCCCCATTTACCACTCAGGCATTAAAGCGTCCTGGCAGTAAAGAACTATTTAGTTCTAAAGACTTTCCAGGTTCTATTTCCGATCATTTAGTCTTCACGCGCAAGTTTGTGAAAGCTAACCCAGAACGAGTACAAGCAATGGTTGATTCCTGGTTTGCCACGCTCGACCATATGCAGGAAAATCGGGATAAATCTAATGATATTATGGCAAAACGGGCAGGCGTAACCGTTGACGAATACAAAGAATATGCCGAAGGAACTAAAATTTTTACGATTGAAGAGAACTTAAAAGCCTTCCAACCTGGCAACGATATGACCTCACTACAGTTTGCGGCACAGGAAATCGGTAAATTTTTGGTTGAAGTCGGTCTTGCCCAGCAACAACCCGATACTAGCAAAATTTTTGACGATCGCTTTGTGAAAGCTTACGCTGAGAAAGCTAAACAATCCTAA
- the hypB gene encoding hydrogenase nickel incorporation protein HypB, which yields MHQIFDAALEINLLHANQAGADHNREHFDEWGITCLNVMSSPGAGKTVLLEKTLAALKDVLKIAVIEGDMTTELDADRLRQYNVPVIAINTGRSCHLDSKMVAGGIHRLAHEYNPSEFDLVFVENVGNLVCPAEFEVGEHAKIALLSVTEGEDKPLKYPIMFREVDCLLITKMDLAPHLEIDLNRIEANIRQINPHVTIIPLSAKTGEGLETWLDWVTSQVTAK from the coding sequence ATGCATCAAATATTTGACGCAGCTTTAGAAATCAATTTACTCCATGCTAATCAAGCAGGAGCCGACCACAATCGAGAACATTTTGACGAGTGGGGAATTACTTGTCTGAACGTGATGAGTAGTCCCGGTGCAGGCAAAACAGTTTTGCTAGAAAAAACGCTGGCGGCATTAAAAGATGTATTAAAAATAGCCGTCATCGAAGGCGATATGACAACGGAATTAGATGCCGATCGCCTGCGTCAATATAATGTTCCTGTAATCGCTATCAATACAGGTCGTTCCTGTCACTTAGATTCCAAAATGGTAGCTGGAGGAATCCACAGATTAGCCCATGAATATAATCCTTCAGAGTTCGATTTAGTGTTTGTAGAGAATGTCGGTAATTTAGTTTGTCCTGCCGAATTTGAAGTAGGAGAACACGCTAAAATTGCCCTGTTGAGCGTTACCGAAGGAGAAGATAAACCGCTTAAATATCCGATTATGTTTCGAGAAGTAGATTGTTTATTAATTACTAAGATGGATCTGGCTCCTCATTTAGAAATCGATCTAAATCGTATTGAAGCAAATATCAGACAAATCAATCCTCATGTCACGATAATTCCTCTTTCTGCCAAAACAGGAGAAGGATTAGAAACTTGGTTAGATTGGGTAACATCCCAAGTAACCGCAAAATGA
- the hypA gene encoding hydrogenase maturation nickel metallochaperone HypA: MHETDMTKALIITVRDWYNLQTERAKIEKIHLIVGKFTCVEPASLKFAFEVQTSGTFLEGTELVIKETPLIAFCHTCQQEYAPKVGWQYACPQCHSPMEDILSGRELKIERIEYTNASKELEVSH, encoded by the coding sequence ATGCATGAAACTGACATGACTAAAGCTCTCATCATAACAGTGAGAGATTGGTATAATTTACAAACCGAACGAGCAAAAATTGAAAAAATTCATCTCATTGTTGGCAAGTTTACTTGTGTCGAACCCGCTAGTTTGAAATTTGCTTTTGAAGTACAAACTAGCGGCACATTTTTAGAAGGAACTGAGTTGGTAATTAAAGAGACTCCATTGATTGCTTTTTGTCATACTTGTCAACAAGAATATGCCCCAAAAGTTGGCTGGCAATATGCCTGTCCTCAGTGTCATTCGCCAATGGAAGATATTCTTTCTGGAAGAGAGTTAAAAATCGAGCGCATTGAATATACAAATGCATCTAAGGAATTAGAAGTAAGTCATTAA